The Phalacrocorax carbo chromosome 23, bPhaCar2.1, whole genome shotgun sequence genome includes a window with the following:
- the AMIGO1 gene encoding amphoterin-induced protein 1, translated as MPVRRPQPPCDAAGQSVAMGGSGGLGAPLPVMPLLLTLALLSPWGSAGGSCPPRCVCASNILSCSQAVLSSVPSPLPRFTAVLDLSHNNVSRLRADWAPGRLAHLHALLLSHNGLSFVSTEAFAHVPHLRHLDLSSNRLRALEENLFSDLVELEVLLLYNNEISAVDRTAFDNLSRLRKLYLGQNRIARFPLELLRDGSRLPQLALLDLSANRLRSLPVGELQALPAWLRDRLYLHSNPLACDCPLFQLVARGRRRRLSAVMDFQEELRCVLPTAPAPVGILALAGRQPLNCSEAREAVLEAHLGDTVTLSCDTRLRGVRSRHWVTPGGERVLEEGGNGSAALLANGSLQLRALRPEDAGTYACWVAGPLLNETLYVELLVHNFTLHGPHDTLNTAYTTLVGCILSVVLVLIYLYLTPCRCCCCRGADKPPAPRDDSINSSVLSATPNHAAGVPGEPCQSRSASAAGPGQNGRFKVGGTPQPPPRHGPKAQRKVSDPDSVSSVFSDTPIVV; from the coding sequence ATGCCGGTGCGCCGTCCCCAGCCCCCGTGTGACGCTGCAGGGCAGAGCGTAGCCatggggggctccggggggctgggagccccTCTGCCAGTAATGCCACTGCTGCTGACCCTGGCGCTGCTGTCACCGTGGGGGTCTGCGGGCGGGAGTTGCCCCCCGCGCTGCGTCTGCGCCTCCAACATCCTGAGCTGCTCGCAGGCGGTGCTGAGCTCGGTGccatcccccctgccccgcttcACCGCCGTCCTCGACCTCAGCCACAACAACGTGAGCCGGCTGCGCGCCGACTGGGCGCCGGGGCGGCTGGCCCACCTCCACGCCTTGCTGCTCAGCCACAACGGGCTCTCCTTTGTCTCCACCGAAGCCTTCGCCCACGTACCCCACCTGCGGCACCTGGACCTCTCCTCTAACCGCCTCCGGGCGCTGGAGGAGAACCTCTTCAGCGACCTGGTCGAGCTGGAGGTCCTCCTCCTCTACAACAACGAGATCTCCGCCGTGGATCGCACCGCCTTCGATAACCTCAGCCGTCTCCGTAAGCTTTACCTAGGGCAAAACCGCATCGCCCGCTTCCCGCTGGAGCTGCTGCGCGACGGCAGCCGCCTGccccagctggccctgctcGACCTCTCGGCCAACCGCCTCCGCAGCTTGCCCGTGGGCGAGCTGCAGGCGCTGCCCGCCTGGCTGCGCGACCGCCTCTACCTGCACAGCAACCCGCTGGCCTGCGACTGCCCGCTCTTCCAGCTGGTTGCCCGCGGCCGGCGCCGCCGGTTGAGCGCCGTGATGGATTTCCAAGAGGAGCTGCGGTGCGTGCTGCCCACCGCCCCGGCGCCCGTCGGTATCCTCGCCCTGGCCGGCCGGCAGCCGCTCAACTGCAGCGAGGCACGGGAAGCGGTGCTGGAAGCTCACCTGGGTGACACCGTCACCCTCAGCTGCGACACCCGGTTGCGGGGGGTACGTAGCCGGCACTGGGTGACGCCGGGAGGTGAACGGGTGTTGGAGGAAGGGGGTAACGGCAGCGCCGCTCTCCTGGCGAATGGCAGCCTGCAGCTGCGGGCGCTGCGCCCCGAGGACGCCGGCACCTACGCCTGTTGGGTGGCAGGTCCCCTCCTCAACGAGACCCTTTACGTGGAGCTGCTGGTGCACAACTTCACCCTGCATGGTCCCCATGACACCCTCAACACTGCCTACACCACGCTGGTGGGCTGCATCCTCAGCGTGGTGCTGGTGCTCATCTACCTGTACCTCACCCcttgccgctgctgctgctgccggggCGCCGACAAGCCGCCGGCACCCCGCGACGACAGCATCAACTCCTCTGTCCTCAGCGCCACCCCCAACCACGCCGCCggtgtccctggggagccttGCCAGTCCCGCTCGGCCTCCGCTGCCGGCCCAGGGCAGAACGGCAGGTTCAAGGTCGGCGGgaccccccagccgcccccccggCACGGCCCCAAGGCGCAGAGGAAGGTGTCGGATCCAGACTCAGTcagctctgtcttctctgaCACCCCCATCGTGGTGTAG
- the GPR61 gene encoding G-protein coupled receptor 61 — MEPSLPAPWAWNGSRAARGLQPSPGPMPPNGTADGKPKDVASKSVGLFFMLLIDLTAIVGNAAVMTVIVKTPALRKFVFVFHLCLVDFLAALTLMPLEMLSGSAVFDSPVFGEAMCRVYLFLSVCFISMCILSISTINVERYYYVVHPMRYEVRMTVGLVACVLVGVWLKAVATSLVPVLGWLSPDRPPVPAGRGCSLQWSRGPYCKFFVVFFAAFYFLLPLLIIVVVYCSMFKVARVAAMHHGPLPTWMETPRRRSESLSSRSTMVTTSGAPRTTPQRTFGGGKAAAILLAVGGQFLFCWLPYFSFHLYTALSTQPLVGPAAETVVTWLGYFCFTSNPFFYGCLNRQIRGELGRLLTCFFKQPPEEDLRLPSREGSIEENFLQFLQGTGCPTEPRPRTPSPKQDQPPIDFRIPGQIDEDTVEGPERRGGDGVYMPVVASPKPEL, encoded by the coding sequence ATGgagccctccctgcctgccccgtgGGCCTGGAACGGCTCTagggcggcgcgggggctccagccctccccaggccccATGCCCCCCAACGGCACTGCCGACGGCAAACCCAAAGACGTGGCCTCCAAATCAGTGGGGCTCTTCTTCATGCTGCTTATCGACCTGACGGCCATCGTGGGCAACGCCGCTGTCATGACCGTCATCGTGAAGACGCCGGCGTTGCGCAAGTTCGTCTTCGTCTTCCACCTCTGCCTGGTGGACTTCTTGGCCGCCCTCACCCTGATGCCGCTGGAGATGCTCTCCGGCTCGGCCGTCTTTGACAGCCCGGTTTTCGGTGAGGCCATGTGCCGTGTTTACCTGTTCCTCAGCGTCTGCTTCATCAGCATGTGCATCCTCTCCATCTCCACCATCAACGTGGAGCGTTACTACTACGTGGTGCACCCCATGCGCTACGAGGTGAGGATGACGGTGGGGCTGGTAGCCTGCGTCCTCGTCGGTGTCTGGCTCAAAGCCGTGGCCACCTCCCTCgtccctgtgctgggctggTTGTCCCCCGACCGCCCGCCGGTGCCCGCCGGCCGCGGCTGCTCCTTGCAATGGAGCCGCGGTCCCTACTGCAAGTTCTTTGTGGTCTTCTTCGCCGCCTTCTacttcctcctgcccctcctcatCATCGTGGTGGTCTACTGCAGCATGTTCAAGGTGGCGCGGGTGGCCGCCATGCACCAcggccccctccccacctggATGGAGACGCCACGGCGTCGCTCCGAGTCCCTCAGCAGCCGCTCCACCATGGTCACCACCTCGGGAGCCCCTCGTACCACCCCACAGAGGACGTTTGGGGGGGGCAAGGCGGCTGCCATCCTGCTGGCCGTGGGGGGCCAGTTCCTCTTCTGCTGGTTGCCCTACTTCTCCTTCCACCTCTACACCGCCCTGAGCACCCAGCCTTTGGTGGGGCCGGCAGCTGAGACTGTGGTCACTTGGCTCGGTTACTTCTGCTTTACCTCCAACCCTTTCTTCTACGGGTGCCTCAACCGGCAGATCCGGGGCGAGCTGGGACGGCTCCTCACTTGTTTCTTCAAGCAGCCGCCTGAGGAGGACCTGCGGCTGCCCAGCCGGGAGGGTTCCATCGAGGAGAACTTCCTCCAGTTCCTCCAGGGCACCGGTTGTCCCAccgagccccggccccgcacccccagccccaaacaGGACCAGCCCCCCATCGATTTTCGCATCCCGGGGCAGATCGATGAGGACACGGTCGAGGGGCCGGAGCGAcggggtggggatggggtcTACATGCCAGTGGTCGCCTCTCCCAAACCGGAGCTGTAG
- the GNAI3 gene encoding guanine nucleotide-binding protein G(i) subunit alpha-3, with product MGCTLSAEDKAAVERSKMIDRNLREDGEKAAKEVKLLLLGAGESGKSTIVKQMKIIHEDGYSEEECKQYKVVVYSNTIQSIIAIIRAMGRLKIDFGEVARADDARQLFVLAGSAEEGVMTAELAGVIKRLWKDAGVQACFSRSREYQLNDSASYYLNDLDRISQPTYIPTQQDVLRTRVKTTGIVETHFTFKDLYFKMFDVGGQRSERKKWIHCFEGVTAIIFCVALSDYDLVLAEDEEMNRMHESMKLFDSICNNKWFTDTSIILFLNKKDLFEEKIKKSPLTICYPEYTGSNTYEEAAAYIQCQFEDLNRRKDTKEIYTHFTCATDTKNVQFVFDAVTDVIIKNNLKECGLY from the exons atgggtTGTACATTGAGCGCCGAGGACAAGGCGGCGGTAGAACGGAGTAAAATGATCGACCGCAACCTGCGGGAGGACGGGGAGAAGGCGGCCAAGGAggtgaagctgctgctgctcg GTGCTGGAGAGTCTGGGAAAAGCACCATTGTGAAGCAGATGAA GATTATTCATGAGGATGGCTACTCGGAGGAAGAATGCAAACAATATAAAGTGGTTGTCTACAGCAATACTATCCAGTCCATCATTGCAATCATAAGAGCCATGGGAAGGCTAAAGATAGACTTCGGGGAAGTTGCCAGAGCA GACGATGCCCGCCAGTTGTTTGTTTTAGCTGGAAGCGCAGAGGAAGGCGTGATGACTGCCGAGCTTGCTGGTGTGATTAAGCGGTTATGGAAAGATGCTGGGGTCCAGGCCTGCTTCAGCAGATCAAGAGAATATCAGCTTAACGACTCTGCATCCTA TTACCTGAATGACTTGGATAGAATATCCCAGCCGACCTATATTCCGACTCAGCAGGATGTTCTGCGGACCAGAGTTAAAACTACCGGCATTGTGGAAACTCACTTCACCTTCAAGGACCTGTACTTCAA GATGTTTGATGTTGGTGGCCAACGGTCGGAGCGGAAGAAGTGGATCCACTGCTTTGAAGGCGTGACAGCAATTATTTTCTGCGTGGCCCTCAGCGATTACGACCTTGTCTTGGCCGAGGACGAGGAGATG AACCGGATGCACGAGAGTATGAAACTGTTTGACAGCATTTGTAACAACAAATGGTTTACAGACACATCGATCATTCTCTTCTTGAACAAGAAAGACCTGTTTGAggaaaagattaagaaaagCCCGCTAACGATCTGCTATCCGGAGTACACGG GCTCCAACACGTACGAGGAAGCCGCCGCGTACATCCAGTGTCAGTTCGAAGACCTGAACCGGAGAAAAGACACCAAGGAGATCTACACACACTTCACCTGTGCCACCGACACCAAGAACGTGCAGTTTGTGTTCGACGCCGTTACAGATGTTATCATTAAAAACAACCTGAAGGAATGTGGACTCTATTGA